A genomic stretch from Enterobacter oligotrophicus includes:
- the ihfA gene encoding integration host factor subunit alpha, with product MALTKAEMSEYLFDKLGLSKRDAKELVELFFEEIRRALENGEQVKLSGFGNFDLRDKNQRPGRNPKTGEDIPITARRVVTFRPGQKLKSRVENATPKAE from the coding sequence ATGGCGCTTACAAAAGCTGAAATGTCAGAATATCTGTTTGATAAGCTAGGGCTTAGCAAACGGGATGCTAAAGAGCTGGTAGAGCTGTTTTTCGAAGAGATCCGTCGTGCTCTGGAAAATGGTGAGCAGGTAAAACTCTCCGGCTTTGGCAATTTTGATTTGCGAGACAAAAACCAACGTCCGGGCCGTAACCCGAAGACGGGGGAAGATATTCCCATTACAGCCCGCCGCGTGGTGACCTTCAGACCCGGCCAGAAGTTAAAAAGCCGTGTCGAAAACGCAACGCCCAAAGCAGAGTAA
- the btuC gene encoding vitamin B12 ABC transporter permease BtuC → MLDFVRQQHRSDRRRLGMLVLFLVASAVVSLCAGERWLGPESWFSPDGQLFVWQIRLPRTLAVILVGAALALCGTMMQALFENPLAEPGLLGVSNGAGVGLIAAVMLGGGELSAWGISLSAISGALLITVILLRFARRHLSTSRLLLAGVALGIICSALMTWAVYFSTSFDLRQLMYWMMGGFGGVDWRQGWLMTLLIPVMLWTCFQAQPLNTLALGETSARQLGMSLGLWRNVLVIAIGWMVGVSVALAGAIGFIGLVIPHMLRLCGITDHRILLPASAVAGAATLLVADIIARLALTAAELPIGVVTATLGAPVFIWLLLKAGR, encoded by the coding sequence ATGCTTGATTTCGTCCGCCAACAGCACCGTTCCGATCGACGCCGCCTGGGGATGCTCGTGCTGTTTCTTGTGGCATCCGCCGTGGTCAGCCTGTGTGCGGGCGAACGGTGGCTGGGGCCGGAAAGCTGGTTTAGCCCTGACGGACAGCTCTTTGTCTGGCAGATCCGCCTGCCGCGAACGCTGGCGGTGATCCTGGTCGGTGCCGCGCTGGCGTTGTGCGGCACAATGATGCAGGCGCTGTTTGAAAATCCGCTGGCGGAACCGGGGCTGCTCGGCGTGTCGAATGGCGCTGGCGTAGGGCTGATTGCTGCTGTCATGCTGGGTGGTGGCGAACTGTCCGCCTGGGGGATTAGCCTGAGCGCCATTTCCGGCGCACTGCTGATAACGGTCATTTTACTGCGCTTTGCCCGGCGACATTTATCAACAAGCCGGTTACTCCTTGCCGGAGTGGCGCTGGGGATCATCTGCAGCGCGCTGATGACCTGGGCAGTCTACTTCTCTACCTCCTTCGATCTGCGCCAGTTAATGTACTGGATGATGGGCGGCTTCGGTGGCGTTGACTGGCGGCAGGGCTGGTTGATGACGCTGTTGATCCCGGTCATGCTCTGGACCTGCTTTCAGGCTCAGCCGTTAAATACCCTCGCGCTGGGTGAAACGTCAGCCCGTCAGCTCGGTATGTCGCTGGGGTTATGGCGCAACGTACTGGTGATAGCCATCGGCTGGATGGTTGGCGTCAGCGTGGCGCTGGCGGGGGCGATTGGTTTTATCGGGCTGGTCATCCCGCATATGCTGCGTCTGTGCGGAATAACGGATCACCGCATCTTACTTCCGGCTTCGGCGGTTGCAGGCGCTGCAACCTTGCTGGTCGCCGACATTATCGCCCGGCTCGCCCTGACGGCGGCCGAATTACCCATCGGGGTCGTCACCGCCACGCTGGGCGCGCCGGTATTTATCTGGCTACTATTAAAAGCCGGACGTTAA
- a CDS encoding glutathione peroxidase gives MQSDILNTEVTTIDGEKTTLEGYKGNVLLIVNVASKCGLTPQYEQLENIQKAWEKDGFTVLGFPCNQFLGQEPGSEEEIKTFCSTTYGVTFPMFSKIDVNGENRHPLYAKLVAAAPTAVAPEGSGFYERMASKGRAPLYPDDILWNFEKFLIGRDGQVVQRFSPDMTPEDPIVMESIKLALAK, from the coding sequence ATGCAGTCTGATATTCTGAATACCGAAGTGACCACCATCGACGGCGAGAAAACCACGCTTGAAGGCTACAAAGGCAACGTTTTGCTCATCGTGAACGTGGCGTCTAAATGCGGTCTGACACCGCAATACGAACAGCTGGAAAACATTCAGAAAGCCTGGGAGAAAGACGGTTTCACCGTTCTGGGCTTCCCGTGCAACCAGTTCCTGGGCCAGGAGCCGGGCAGCGAAGAGGAGATCAAAACGTTCTGTAGCACCACCTATGGCGTGACGTTCCCGATGTTCAGCAAAATCGATGTCAACGGTGAGAACCGTCATCCGCTGTATGCGAAACTGGTTGCTGCAGCGCCGACGGCCGTTGCGCCTGAGGGCAGCGGTTTCTACGAGCGTATGGCGAGCAAAGGGCGTGCGCCGCTCTATCCTGACGATATCCTGTGGAATTTCGAGAAGTTCCTGATTGGGCGTGACGGCCAGGTTGTCCAGCGTTTTTCCCCGGATATGACGCCTGAAGACCCGATTGTCATGGAGTCTATCAAGCTGGCGCTGGCAAAATAA
- the btuD gene encoding vitamin B12 ABC transporter ATP-binding protein BtuD has protein sequence MTLLMQLTDVAGKGRLEPITATINAGEIVHLVGPNGAGKSTLLARMAGMTTGQGEITLLGHALTDWSPVALAHRRSYLVQQQIPPFAMPVWHYLLLHLHDKHNTALLTEVAAALGLEDKLTRHASQLSGGEWQRVRLAAVILQIHPAGNPHGCLLLLDEPMSGLDVAQQAALDGVLSALSRKGVAVVMSSHDLNHTLRHAHRVWLLARGKLIASGTRDTVLTPPNLATAYNMLFRRLDIEGHKMLISTTAE, from the coding sequence ATGACCTTGCTGATGCAGCTCACGGACGTCGCCGGGAAGGGGCGTCTGGAGCCGATAACTGCGACAATCAATGCGGGAGAGATCGTGCATCTTGTGGGGCCGAATGGCGCAGGCAAGAGCACGCTGCTGGCGCGCATGGCGGGCATGACCACCGGGCAAGGAGAGATAACGTTGCTCGGCCATGCGCTTACCGACTGGTCACCAGTGGCGCTGGCACACCGGCGGAGCTATTTAGTGCAACAGCAGATACCGCCGTTTGCGATGCCTGTCTGGCACTATCTGTTGCTGCATTTGCATGATAAACATAACACGGCGCTGCTTACCGAAGTGGCTGCGGCGCTGGGGCTGGAAGATAAGCTCACCCGTCACGCCAGCCAGCTTTCTGGCGGGGAGTGGCAGCGCGTGCGTCTGGCGGCGGTTATTCTGCAGATCCATCCGGCAGGCAATCCGCACGGCTGCCTGTTGCTCCTGGACGAGCCGATGAGCGGTCTGGACGTTGCTCAGCAGGCCGCGCTGGACGGGGTGCTCAGCGCGTTGTCCCGCAAAGGGGTGGCGGTGGTAATGAGCAGCCATGATTTGAACCATACGCTGCGCCATGCGCATCGGGTGTGGTTGCTGGCACGGGGCAAGCTCATTGCCAGTGGAACGCGCGATACCGTACTGACCCCGCCAAACCTTGCCACCGCGTATAACATGTTGTTCCGTCGGCTGGATATTGAGGGGCATAAGATGCTGATTTCCACTACTGCGGAGTAA
- a CDS encoding NlpC/P60 family protein, producing MRGWFLLVATLILAGCSSHRAPPPNPRLSDSITVIASLNDQLSNWRGTPYRYGGMSRGGVDCSGFVLMTFRDKFDLQLPRETRKQAEIGTEIDKGDLLPGDLVFFKTGSGESGLHVGIYDTDNQFIHASTSRGVMRSSLDNVYWRKNFWQARRI from the coding sequence ATGCGAGGCTGGTTTCTCCTTGTGGCAACATTAATTCTTGCGGGATGCAGTAGCCATCGTGCGCCTCCGCCTAATCCGCGGCTTTCCGATTCTATTACGGTTATTGCCAGCCTGAACGACCAGTTGAGCAACTGGCGCGGTACGCCTTATCGTTACGGTGGTATGAGCCGGGGCGGTGTCGATTGTTCTGGCTTCGTCCTGATGACTTTTCGCGATAAATTTGATCTCCAGCTGCCTCGCGAAACGCGTAAGCAGGCAGAAATTGGTACGGAAATCGATAAAGGGGATTTGCTCCCCGGCGACCTGGTGTTTTTCAAAACAGGCTCGGGTGAAAGCGGCCTTCATGTTGGCATTTATGACACCGATAACCAGTTCATTCATGCGTCGACCAGTCGCGGAGTGATGCGCTCCTCTCTCGATAATGTTTACTGGCGTAAAAACTTCTGGCAAGCCAGACGTATTTAG
- a CDS encoding EAL domain-containing protein, whose amino-acid sequence MIVTLDNAYQSELLLLPARNSAGELKGLEIMVNFTGVGTDVRIPTELVTPHLSPEEELVLFHEKLQLLDTCKLFFIQHQLIAWINITPVIVEFLLTDGNAVSILERYPFLEFSVNENYPGLNNGKDDLMLARMAIHFPLVLANFGAGIATLKAVYDGLFKRVILDKGFIQQRASELSFEPFMRAILWQITPHCQSVILSGIDDHNLLQRVLSFNVGAMQGNLWPAVPAEQVTTLVQ is encoded by the coding sequence ATGATTGTCACGCTAGATAATGCTTACCAGTCTGAACTTTTACTGCTTCCGGCGCGAAATAGTGCAGGTGAGCTTAAAGGTTTAGAAATTATGGTTAACTTTACTGGCGTAGGTACGGATGTCAGAATCCCAACTGAACTGGTTACTCCGCACCTTTCACCGGAAGAAGAGTTAGTGCTGTTTCATGAGAAACTGCAATTGCTCGATACCTGTAAACTGTTCTTTATTCAGCATCAGTTAATTGCGTGGATCAATATTACACCTGTAATTGTTGAGTTTTTATTAACTGACGGGAACGCTGTTTCAATACTTGAACGCTATCCATTTCTGGAGTTTAGTGTTAATGAGAACTATCCAGGTTTAAATAACGGCAAAGACGATCTGATGCTGGCAAGAATGGCGATCCATTTCCCTCTGGTTTTGGCTAACTTTGGTGCGGGCATCGCCACCCTCAAAGCGGTTTATGACGGTTTGTTTAAACGGGTAATACTGGATAAAGGTTTTATCCAGCAGCGTGCGTCCGAGCTCTCTTTTGAACCTTTTATGCGCGCGATACTCTGGCAAATTACGCCTCATTGTCAGTCCGTTATCCTCTCCGGTATAGACGATCACAACCTGTTGCAACGCGTATTGTCATTTAACGTTGGTGCAATGCAGGGTAATCTCTGGCCTGCGGTTCCGGCAGAACAGGTAACGACGCTCGTTCAGTGA
- the selO gene encoding protein adenylyltransferase SelO — protein sequence MTLSFTAHWHDELPGFYTALKPTPLQNARLIWHNDMLADSLGIPPALFQPADGAGVWGGETLLPGMQPLAQVYSGHQFGVWAGQLGDGRGILLGEQQLSGDDTVDWHLKGAGLTPYSRMGDGRAVLRSTLRESLASEAMHALGIPTTRALSVVTSDTPVARETMEQGAMLMRVAESHLRFGHFEHFYYRREPEKVRQLADYAIRRHWPRLQNEADKYVLWFRDVVARTASTIARWQTVGFAHGVMNTDNMSLLGLTFDYGPFGFLDDYQPGYICNHSDYQGRYSFDNQPAVGLWNLQRLAQSLSPFIDVDALNDALDGYQAVLLREYGALMRNKLGLLTQEKGDNDLLNALFSLMAREGSDYTRTFRTLGHTEQHSAASPLRDEFIDRQAFDDWFTVYRARLQQEQIDDATRQAKMMAANPAMVLRNWLAQRAIEQAERGDYDELHRLHIALRTPFADREDDYVSRPPDWGKRLEVSCSS from the coding sequence ATGACCCTGTCTTTTACTGCTCACTGGCATGATGAATTGCCAGGTTTTTACACCGCGCTTAAACCAACACCGTTACAGAATGCTCGTCTGATCTGGCACAACGATATGCTGGCGGATTCGCTGGGTATTCCGCCTGCCTTATTTCAGCCTGCCGATGGCGCTGGCGTCTGGGGCGGCGAAACGCTCCTTCCAGGAATGCAACCTCTGGCTCAGGTCTACAGCGGACATCAGTTTGGTGTCTGGGCGGGACAACTGGGCGATGGCCGGGGGATCTTGCTGGGCGAACAACAGCTCTCCGGTGATGATACCGTCGACTGGCATCTGAAAGGCGCTGGTCTGACGCCTTATTCACGGATGGGCGATGGCCGGGCGGTGCTGCGTTCAACCCTCCGCGAAAGTCTGGCCTCGGAAGCGATGCATGCACTTGGCATTCCCACTACCCGCGCGTTATCGGTCGTCACCAGCGATACGCCGGTTGCACGCGAGACGATGGAGCAGGGCGCGATGCTGATGCGCGTGGCTGAAAGTCATCTGCGCTTCGGACACTTTGAACATTTCTACTATCGCCGCGAGCCGGAGAAAGTCCGCCAGCTTGCGGATTACGCCATCCGACGCCACTGGCCCCGGTTGCAGAATGAGGCGGATAAATACGTCCTCTGGTTCCGTGATGTTGTTGCCCGTACCGCCTCAACGATCGCCCGCTGGCAGACCGTGGGTTTTGCACACGGCGTGATGAACACCGATAACATGTCTCTGCTGGGCCTGACCTTCGATTATGGCCCGTTCGGCTTTCTGGATGACTATCAGCCGGGCTATATCTGCAACCACTCAGATTATCAGGGACGCTACAGCTTTGATAATCAGCCTGCCGTGGGGCTGTGGAATTTACAGCGCCTTGCGCAGTCCTTGTCGCCATTTATTGATGTTGACGCGCTGAATGATGCGCTCGACGGTTACCAGGCGGTTTTGTTGCGGGAGTATGGTGCGCTCATGCGCAACAAGCTGGGACTGCTGACGCAGGAGAAAGGCGATAACGACCTTCTTAACGCCTTGTTCTCGCTGATGGCGCGCGAAGGCAGCGATTACACCCGTACTTTCCGCACGTTGGGTCATACCGAGCAACACAGCGCCGCCTCACCGCTGCGCGACGAGTTTATTGACCGTCAGGCCTTTGACGACTGGTTTACCGTATACCGGGCGCGTCTGCAGCAAGAGCAGATTGATGATGCTACCCGTCAGGCAAAAATGATGGCGGCCAATCCGGCGATGGTGCTGCGAAACTGGCTGGCACAGCGTGCGATTGAGCAGGCAGAGCGGGGCGATTACGACGAGTTACACCGTCTGCATATCGCGTTGCGCACGCCGTTTGCCGATCGGGAGGATGATTATGTCAGCCGCCCGCCGGACTGGGGCAAGCGGCTGGAGGTGAGCTGCTCAAGTTAA
- a CDS encoding heme ABC transporter ATP-binding protein gives MAERYTAENVSCTLSGRTLIDDVSLSLSQGELVALIGPNGAGKSTLLRLLTGYLKPASGRCLLAGKSLSEWHPETLSRYRAVMRQHTQLGFDWPVEGVIGMGRAPWGRQPDRSIVHDVMQLTGCLPLAGRQYNALSGGEQQRVQLARALAQIWRDGAPRGWLFLDEPTSALDLYHQQHLLRLLKSLTRQGHLHVCVVLHDLNLAALWADRIMLLHNGRMVSHGTPEQVLQADVLARWYGAQVHVGRHPSHAAPQVFLAP, from the coding sequence ATGGCTGAACGTTATACCGCGGAGAACGTCTCCTGTACGCTTTCCGGGCGAACGCTTATTGATGATGTTTCGCTGTCGCTATCCCAGGGAGAGCTGGTGGCGTTGATTGGCCCCAACGGTGCAGGGAAATCCACACTGCTGCGGCTGCTGACCGGCTACCTGAAACCCGCCAGCGGACGATGTCTTCTGGCGGGAAAATCCCTCAGCGAATGGCACCCGGAGACGCTGTCCCGTTACCGGGCGGTCATGCGCCAGCATACGCAGCTCGGCTTTGACTGGCCGGTTGAAGGTGTCATTGGGATGGGACGAGCACCGTGGGGCCGTCAGCCCGATCGGTCTATCGTTCACGACGTGATGCAGTTGACCGGCTGTCTGCCGCTGGCAGGCAGGCAGTACAATGCGCTGTCTGGCGGCGAGCAGCAGCGCGTACAGCTTGCCCGCGCGCTGGCACAGATCTGGCGCGACGGTGCTCCTCGCGGCTGGCTGTTTCTCGATGAACCTACCTCCGCGCTGGATCTTTACCACCAGCAGCATCTGCTGCGGTTGTTGAAATCGCTGACCCGTCAGGGGCATCTCCACGTCTGCGTGGTGCTGCACGATCTCAATCTGGCGGCGCTGTGGGCGGATCGCATCATGCTGCTGCACAACGGCAGGATGGTCTCCCACGGCACGCCGGAGCAGGTGCTGCAGGCTGACGTACTGGCGCGCTGGTATGGCGCGCAGGTACACGTCGGCAGGCATCCTTCCCACGCCGCTCCGCAGGTTTTTCTTGCACCTTAA
- a CDS encoding FecCD family ABC transporter permease yields the protein MSRRVTLSLWVLAALLTVMTLMATGFGALRLPVSLLWNGSDEALRQIWLTIRLPRVLLALVIGGSLALAGCVMQGLFRNPLADPGLLGISSGAALAVALWVVLPLSLPALVMLYAPMLAAFIGALAATVVIFLLSQQRDSSLSRLLLIGIAINALCGAAVGVLSWVSNDAQLRQLSLWGMGSLGQAQWSTLLAVTSLMVPTVLVVWRLASALNLLQLGEEEAHYLGVDVAVVQRILLLCSALLVAAAVAVSGVIGFVGLVVPHLMRMWLGADHRAVIPGSVLAGASLLLVADTVARTLVAPAEMPVGLLTSILGAPWFLWLIFRRGGQHG from the coding sequence ATGTCCCGGCGGGTCACGTTGTCGCTGTGGGTACTGGCTGCCCTGCTGACCGTTATGACGCTGATGGCGACCGGTTTTGGCGCGTTGCGCCTGCCGGTCAGCCTGCTGTGGAACGGCAGCGATGAGGCGCTGCGCCAGATCTGGCTGACTATCCGCCTGCCCCGCGTGTTGCTGGCACTGGTGATAGGTGGTTCGCTGGCGCTGGCAGGCTGCGTGATGCAGGGGCTGTTTCGCAACCCGCTTGCCGATCCTGGCCTGCTCGGGATCAGCAGCGGCGCGGCGCTGGCCGTTGCTCTGTGGGTGGTGCTTCCCCTCTCTTTGCCTGCGCTGGTGATGCTCTACGCCCCGATGCTCGCGGCGTTTATTGGCGCACTGGCAGCAACGGTCGTGATTTTCCTGCTCAGCCAGCAGCGTGACAGTTCCCTGTCGCGTCTGTTGCTTATCGGCATCGCCATCAACGCGCTGTGCGGTGCAGCAGTCGGCGTGCTGTCCTGGGTCAGTAACGATGCTCAGTTGCGTCAGCTTTCACTCTGGGGCATGGGCAGTCTCGGCCAGGCGCAGTGGTCAACGCTGCTGGCCGTCACCTCGCTGATGGTGCCCACGGTACTGGTTGTCTGGCGTCTGGCCAGCGCGCTCAATTTGCTACAGCTGGGCGAAGAAGAGGCGCATTACCTTGGCGTGGATGTCGCCGTTGTCCAGCGGATACTGCTACTGTGCAGCGCCTTGCTGGTGGCGGCCGCCGTCGCCGTCAGCGGCGTGATTGGCTTTGTGGGGCTTGTCGTACCGCACCTGATGCGTATGTGGCTGGGAGCCGATCACCGGGCCGTTATTCCAGGCTCGGTGCTGGCGGGTGCGTCACTGCTGCTTGTCGCTGACACGGTGGCACGCACGCTGGTTGCCCCGGCAGAGATGCCGGTCGGTTTGTTGACCAGCATTCTCGGTGCGCCGTGGTTCCTGTGGCTTATTTTTCGGCGGGGAGGGCAGCATGGCTGA
- a CDS encoding heme/hemin ABC transporter substrate-binding protein: MKKWLALLSALPFVAFASAPERIVSLGGDVTEIVYALGAQSSLVARDSTSQWPQAANDLPDVGYLRQLNAEGILSMRPTLVLASAQAQPSLALKQVEQSHVKVITVPGSNDLSVIDEKVRVIADATHREAQGETLRNTLRQALAALPSSPLNKRVLFILNHGGMTAMAAGQQTGADAAIRAAGLQNAMQGFTRYQPLSQEGVIASQPDLVVISQDGINALGGEANLWKLPGLAQTPAGRNKQVLAIDDMALLGFSVRTPHAIQQLRARAEQLP, translated from the coding sequence ATGAAAAAATGGCTTGCTCTGCTAAGTGCCTTACCGTTTGTCGCCTTTGCCTCTGCGCCAGAGAGGATTGTCTCTCTCGGCGGCGATGTCACAGAGATTGTCTATGCGCTTGGCGCGCAGTCTTCTCTGGTGGCGCGCGACAGTACCAGCCAGTGGCCGCAGGCGGCGAACGACCTGCCTGACGTAGGGTATTTGCGCCAGCTCAACGCCGAAGGGATTTTATCCATGCGCCCCACGCTGGTCCTGGCGAGCGCACAGGCACAACCGTCTCTGGCGTTAAAGCAGGTAGAGCAAAGTCATGTGAAGGTGATCACCGTCCCCGGCAGTAACGACCTGAGCGTCATCGACGAAAAAGTGCGGGTGATTGCTGACGCAACGCATCGCGAAGCGCAAGGGGAAACTCTGCGCAATACGCTTCGTCAGGCGCTGGCAGCGCTGCCCTCTTCACCGCTGAACAAGCGGGTGCTGTTTATCCTCAACCACGGCGGGATGACCGCGATGGCCGCCGGACAACAGACCGGTGCAGATGCAGCCATCCGCGCAGCGGGTTTGCAGAATGCGATGCAGGGTTTTACCCGCTACCAGCCGCTCTCGCAGGAAGGCGTGATCGCCAGCCAGCCGGATCTGGTGGTGATTTCGCAGGATGGCATCAACGCACTGGGTGGTGAAGCGAATCTGTGGAAGCTGCCAGGGCTGGCGCAAACCCCGGCGGGACGCAACAAGCAGGTACTGGCAATCGATGATATGGCGCTGCTGGGTTTTAGCGTACGGACGCCACATGCGATCCAGCAGTTGCGCGCCAGAGCGGAGCAACTGCCCTGA
- the chuS gene encoding hematinate-forming heme oxygenase ChuS encodes MNHYTRWLELKEENPGKYARDIAGLMNISEAELTFARVGHDAWRLHGDIREILGALEAVGETKCICRNEYAVHEQVGTFTNQHLNGHAGLVLNPRALDLRLFLNQWASVFHISETTARGERQSIQFFDHQGDALLKVYTTDNTDISAWGDVLTRFIFADNPPLELKAAEAPAHAEHVDAGTVDKEWRAMTDVHQFFSLLKRHNLSRQQAFRLVGDNLACRVDNSALAQLLDTARQDGNEIMVFVGNRGCVQIFTGVVEKLVPMKGWLNIFNPNFTLHLLEETIAETWVTRKPTADGHVTSLELFAADGTQIAQLYGQRTEGEPEQSQWRSQIDALTPKGLAA; translated from the coding sequence ATGAATCACTACACACGCTGGCTTGAGCTAAAAGAAGAAAACCCAGGTAAGTACGCGCGTGACATCGCAGGCTTAATGAATATCAGCGAAGCGGAGTTGACCTTCGCACGCGTGGGCCACGATGCCTGGCGGCTGCACGGCGACATTCGCGAGATTTTAGGCGCGCTGGAAGCCGTGGGTGAGACAAAGTGCATCTGCCGTAACGAGTATGCCGTTCACGAACAGGTTGGCACCTTTACCAATCAGCACCTCAACGGCCACGCCGGGCTGGTACTGAACCCACGTGCGCTGGATCTGCGTCTGTTCCTCAACCAGTGGGCAAGCGTGTTTCACATCAGTGAAACGACCGCGCGTGGCGAGCGCCAGAGCATTCAGTTTTTTGACCACCAGGGCGATGCACTGCTGAAGGTATACACCACGGACAATACCGACATCTCCGCCTGGGGCGACGTGCTGACCCGCTTTATCTTTGCCGATAATCCGCCACTGGAACTGAAAGCAGCCGAAGCACCGGCTCACGCCGAACATGTCGACGCAGGCACTGTGGACAAAGAGTGGCGCGCCATGACCGACGTACACCAGTTCTTCAGCCTGCTGAAGCGTCACAACCTGAGCCGCCAGCAGGCGTTCCGTCTGGTGGGTGACAATCTCGCCTGCAGGGTAGACAACAGCGCACTGGCGCAGTTACTGGATACTGCACGTCAGGACGGCAACGAAATCATGGTGTTTGTGGGCAATCGCGGTTGCGTGCAGATCTTCACCGGCGTGGTGGAAAAGCTGGTGCCGATGAAAGGCTGGCTGAATATCTTCAACCCGAACTTTACCCTGCATCTGCTGGAAGAGACCATTGCGGAAACCTGGGTGACCCGTAAACCAACGGCTGACGGTCACGTTACCAGCCTGGAGTTATTCGCCGCCGACGGCACACAAATCGCGCAGCTCTATGGTCAGCGCACCGAAGGCGAGCCTGAGCAGAGCCAGTGGCGCAGCCAGATCGACGCCCTGACACCAAAAGGGCTGGCCGCATGA